The genomic DNA tacagtaactatcctctaatcatgcggtcaaatgcctcattagattcttcagggtttctAACGCAGGGTTcttgagttggttttgtaaattgcatttatttgactaattagcggtcaaagtgcgTTCTAGCTAgaggtgcaaattggtgacccttaggtgcatctccaatcctctttagttctaaattttgtactaatttttcaaTCTGAGATCTGATTTTGGAGaagtataaaattttaaactaaaaagggTCGGAGGTGTACTTAAGAATTATTAATTGACACTCCTAGTTCTAGCCCATTGTAGGgaagaacaaaacaaaaccaaTGTACTACTTTACTTAATAAGCACTATACGTTACAATATTCTTTCCCCCTTGAGACCACTACGTTACAATATTTTTGACACATGTGGATGTGGGTGTGAACACTAGAGTTGGCGCTTTGATACTAGGAGTACCTTTTTGAGTCCAAATTATAGGAGAATTATTTTGCGTATTCAAGAAAAGAAAACTAGGAGAATTCTTGAGTCCGAATCCTAGGAGAGTCCGAATCCCAGGAGAATTCAAAGTTCTCCCAATATGCCCACCGCCTTAAGCTTGTCCTATATAAACAATGTCGTCGCTCCGGCAATGCAATCACCATCCGTGTTCGGTAGCAGCGCAAGGAAgctgttgccgccgccggcttctGGCTCTGCACCGGTGATGCACCGTTCCGGTGCGTCAGATGCATCTGACGGCTTGCAACCGTCGGATGCAACGTGGACGCACCAGATGCACCAGCTGTGGACGGCTACCAGTTTTTGCCTGGTGTATTTGGCCGTTTCCTCGAAAGCCCCGACACAACGGGTCGGCCGCGGGGCCACAAGGACACGAGACGAGCTGCACAAATCGCTCGCTTGCTAGGGGCGCGGGCCGCGCGCTCCTGCAAACCTGTCGCTACCGGACCacatggctgcggcggcgtggcccggcgccggcgccgccagcgcCTCATCCCCCAACTCCCTGCTGCTCTCGCGCTCCCGTCCCCACGGGCCTTCGCCGGCGAGCTACATGCCGCGGCGACTCATCCTCGGCGTTGGCACCTCGGCCGTCGCGGCGCTGGCggccacggcgccgccggcggtgctGCAGGACGGAGCGGCCACGCTGTTCGTCACCGCCGGCGCCTACGCCCTCGTGCGCACCTTCGACGTGCTCACCGAGCGGCGGCTCGTCGAGAAGGTCTCGTCCCTCACTAATATCTCCCAGTATTTCCTCTTGTCTGCAACAAAGTTTTAGCTCAGTCTGTCGTGCTTGGAGAGGAAACGTGGTTATGTGTGGAGATGTGGTGTCATTTCATATATATTAGTAGAAATACCAGACAAGAGAGGATCACATCGATTCCTGATCGGTGTTTTATCTTGAACTGGTTGCTTCTTGGATTAATCCATCGGGTTCTTTGCCGAATTCAGAATCCATATAGCAGGTGAGGTTGTGACTCTGATAAATCGAAGGCACATGCATGCCATCAGTTATTAATACTGTTTCTTGTTCGCCTCTGATTCATGTCATCAATAAAGGCAGAGTTTGAGCAGGAAAATTGTGCACGTGCTATCCGGCGTTCTGTTCATGGCATCCTGGCCACTCTTCAGGTATTCCCTCTCACTGCGTCGAAGCCCTCATATTGGTCACAGCTACCGATTTGGGCATGACATAGCTTAGAAGACGTGCTATGCCTGCAGTAATTCGACAGAAGCACGATATTTCGCTGCGGTTGCTCCGTTCTTGAACTCCTTGAGGCTTCTGATTTACGGACTACGCCTTTACACGGATGAGGTTCTTGTAAAATCAGTGGCACGTGAAGGAAAACCAGAGTAAATCCTATCGACTGAGATGTTGTATGAAACTTTAGCATGCTGCTCTGACAAGAACTTTGCTTTACAGGGAATTGCTGAGAGGTCCCCTCTACTATGTCTTGGTGCTACTCTTCAGTGTTTTAGTCTTCTGGCGCGAGTCCCCAATCGGGATTGTTTCCTTGTCGATGATGAGCGGTGGTGATGGTATTTTGCATAACTAGcatcattgtttttttttttgtagaacATCATTCCACTTGGTTGATTCTGCTAAGTATCTACATCTGCTTGGGCCTTAACTTGGCAGGTTTTGCTGACATTGTTGGGAGAAGGTATGGCTCAGTGAAGCTGCCATTCAATCAGAAAAAGAGCTGGATCGGGAGCATCTCGATGTTCATTTCTGGTTTCCTGTTATCCGCAATGTAGGTCTTCCCCTCAAATGCTTTGCTAATTCTTGTTATATTTCTTGAGCCGTTAAATGACGTGTTGATCTGTTCTATTGCAGAATGCTGTTCTACTTCTCCAGCCTTGGTTACGTTCATGTTAGCTGGGAGGAGGCATTTGGTAAGCTGGCTCTTGTTGCGTTGGCAGCAACCGTGGTGGAGTGTATTCCTGCGACTGATGTTGTAGATGACAATATATCTGTTCCTTTGGCCTCCATGTTCGTAGCTTTACTCTTGTTTGGCTCCAACACAcaatgattaatccataatatTAAATACATTATTGAATTCCCCTGCAGTGCCTCCACATTTTCCGACTTCAAAAAGAAAATGTAACCAACTGTGCATCACTGTCGTTTTTCAGTGATGAGTTGTTGTGGTTGCTATTTCCCATGATGGCCAAACATGTCCCTTTTATGGTGGCTCCCTGCCTTGGCTTTCTGGTGGAGAAATAGGATTAGCATGTTGAAAGCAAATCTCTCACTCTCACCTGTTCAGTGATGTGATTGGCTTACCTGATGGCGTGCTCCATGCATTGTCCTCTCCTACACATCCTGCCTTGCTGTGTGATTGGGTGCCCTTTCTCTTTTCGATCTCTGATTTCTTGGAGAGGAACGGGGATCTTGTGTTGGCTGGCTGTATTATCCAATACGGGTAGTCTTGTGTCCAATGGAGAAATTAAGATAATCCTGCACGGCTGGTTTGTCATCTAGAGAAATTAAAGTTGTGGTCAGCTGGTTCATAACGTACttgattatttttttctcaacaaaTATGTGGGCCGTACCGTCCACGGAAGCCAGTGATCTTCTCGGTAACAAACTGGAAATTAGTGGAACTTACATACCAGTGCATTGTAACAGGGTTGCGTATAGGAGACTTCGACGGCATTTACCCTTTGTTCTTCAAGCATCTTAGACCTTATGAACCCAATTATCTCTTCATTTGGACAACGCAGCAAATATTTGTCCAGCAACTACATTCTGTATCAAGTTTTACTGCACTAAACAAAGAAATTCCATTCAAATGGGCAATTTCATGTATGACTTATCATTGCTGAACGTGCAAActcactccaataatatatgtaACGATATGGAAAACCACTTCTGAAGACTTCCAAAAAATTGGTTAAAAACATCCACCTACTGTTACATGCTCATATTTGCAACTACCAAtaaggggaaaaaaaagaatgaacTTGGAGTAACTGCTGATTCTCACAAGCCTTCCCATGCAGTACCAGCAGCTAAGATCATGTACAATGACACCGGAGCGGGATTGATGTGCCATCAGGTTTTCGCTTCTCCCGGACAATTGCCTCCTGGATCATTGGCAGTTTCTGATGAATCTTCTTCCATATATAATTCACTGCAGCATCTGGAGCTCTGGTACTGGAGTAACTAGTGTCATACTCAAAGATAGGTTGGACACGAGCCAGGTTTCTTCGGAACTCATCTTTCTGCTGCTTGGAAATATTCCTCAAGTAGTTTGTTAGCCATTTTGGTTTCATTGCATTACTAACTGACACAAAAATGGAGAATTCTGTGTAATCTATCATCCCTTCAAAAGGGAGCTCAACCTCATCGCTAACAATGACTGGTATGCAAAGACTGGCAATAGCGTCAAAGAGGCGACATGAAGTTGGGGTATCACCAGCTGGGTGCAAGCAAAATTCCGATGCCCGCATCCCTTTTATTGATTGATCACGTCCAGTGGCATTAGGAAAGCCTTCTTCCATGACAATATCAGGCTCATTACCAAGCAAATCCCATAGTTTCTCTCGCACTAAACCACCCTGAAAGGAGGAAAAACATATGTTAAAAAGCATAAAGCCAAAGTCCAGATATCAAAATCATAATGTTCAATGCATCCGAATCTGACTGCTCAATCATGTATTGTCAGTTTTGTCAGCACAACTGATAATTAGTTAACACAAATATCCTGAATCAATTATATGCGAAAACCAATTGGACATTAAAAAAAATGCCGTCGGGTTATACTAATAATGTACGCCGAAGAAAGTTGAAAGTTTTCACAATCAACATAATATCCTAGTAGCATGGAGAAAGGAGCATACGTAGAGCTAACTTTTCAAAATTCCTTTATGACATAGCAATAGCATACTATATGATCATTAAGATCAGGCGTGCTGAGTGGCGGGTTGGAGGTCCCCACGCACGCGAGTGCGGCGTCCAATGGCGgaagtggcgaggcccccgcgcgttGGGTTGCTCCGGACTTGGTGTTTTTCATGTCGTCGGGCGGTCGGTTTGGGTGCAGCAGCACTACGGCGTTGGGTCCTGCACGGCAGTGGCCTCCTGGTGTGGTGGTGTCTGCCCCTTCTGCTCCTCTATCAACGCTGGAACACTTCAATTGTTTCGATAGCCGCAAGAGTGCGATGATAGGTGGAAGCTGCGGTTGTGCCTTTTCTCCTCGGTCGTCGTTGTGATTAGAGTTTGGccgtgttgatgtcccaatccaaccggccaGTGAGTATAGTTGAGAGGTAAACCGTGTTaacgtcccaatccaaccgggcgagtttgttgttttcttttctttttgtttcctgCCTATAGCCTCCTAGGACCGTAGTCTTGtattttctgctatatcaatagaaacgcactcgtcgagtgtcgttcgttcaaaaaaaaagatcaggTACTGTTGAGAGCACATTGCTCAAATGATAAAGCGAACAAAAGCCTTGAAGAAAATTTATAAGCAAAATGCATCAAGCACCACATGTTTATTCTTCTCACTTTAAGTAGCTCAACGTCAGATATTTGAAAGCTAATAAGACATAAAAATGGTGCAAGACATGTTTTTCACTGTCGTGGGTTTtttggggtacccacagccgggtggcggaacgcacccgcctattccccgagggggagtactcggggaagtgctaagctattaggccgatctagcttcggggcaagaacgcaagagcacacggatttagagtggttcgggccgccggagcgtaataccctacatccactgtgagatgaattgctcttagtatgaatgagtctatcctctgcccccaAGTCTCTCCTTGGCCTTGAcctttctctaacgggcgtctcccttttatagagcaaggaagacgcgtacacaggcgtcggaccccgacaagtgggcccaacaaggatgtacaTTTTACTAGATAgtagtggtgctacagtgatggagaatctcttgccggatacacttcatcgtcctgtagactctctgaccgaggggggtcttctcctgtctcatcggcgaggcgcccgttgaggcagtgtaggttgcggcgtagactgttgggtctaccgtgtaggcgttatgatactccgtcgccgagttgtcgtgtcctactggtgtagcagactgacgtgcgTGGCGTGAGTGGTGCCAGCGGCTGTACAGTGTACATTGGTAACGCGCGGTAAACAGTACAGCTTGGCGAAAGTATCCTCGGGCTCtgttgtggcagagcgcacttaacgcctcccgcattgaatgcggtaggtggtcaagtcttcccgaggaagcttggcagccgcgcgcgtaTCTGCGTCTGTGGACAcgcggcgtctccggacccccaggcggggtgcctgttccctccctgccgaggggtccggatagtatatcgGGGTCcaggaccccgtgggaggtccggggccccccgGCTGTATTGACTGAgtgctcccttctccgggacacgtggtgacaccggacctgaccccgagcgggatgcgggtccgagaccgttggtccggtgagatggagtcggaccccaggggtccgattgctcagctcctttgggcgtagttacggataactaggagtcttgacacagcaagagggggtaccctagtccagaggtaccgacagtggcccccgggtccacctcgggagaggtacgaacccgcaggtggggccattattTTGACGTAATGCTGATTGCGTTGGCGTGCTCATGTTGAGAGCgagtgctccggaccccttcaaggccgtagcacttgttgccaggttcaggtactagagtgctctccgcagggcggcgaaggtgcaagcttagggtacggaaccgagCTAAGCGGCTGCTCGGACCTTGAACCGCCCAGGGAGCCAGCACTacttccccggacccggctccaggcgaccgtggcgagcggtctccgccggagcgggccaccggagtggacttggagcgaccgtggcgagaggtctccgccggagcgggccaccggagtggacttggatcgaccgtggcgagcggtctccgccggagcgggccaccggagtggacttggatcgactgtggcgagcggtctccgccggagcgggccaccggagtggacttgatcgaccgtggcgagcggtctccgccggagcgggccaccggagtggacttggagcgaccgtggcgagcggtctccaccggagcgggccaccggagtggacttggatcgTTGCTGACGATCCCATGAATTACGTCACCGGGCCTTGCAGTAAGGTGTaggaaaccaagccttatactagaaaggagcccgggacctctagggacagcagacttg from Panicum virgatum strain AP13 chromosome 7N, P.virgatum_v5, whole genome shotgun sequence includes the following:
- the LOC120682153 gene encoding probable phytol kinase, chloroplastic isoform X1, with the translated sequence MAAAAWPGAGAASASSPNSLLLSRSRPHGPSPASYMPRRLILGVGTSAVAALAATAPPAVLQDGAATLFVTAGAYALVRTFDVLTERRLVEKAEFEQENCARAIRRSVHGILATLQTCYACSNSTEARYFAAVAPFLNSLRLLIYGLRLYTDEVLVKSVAREGKPEELLRGPLYYVLVLLFSVLVFWRESPIGIVSLSMMSGGDGFADIVGRRYGSVKLPFNQKKSWIGSISMFISGFLLSAIMLFYFSSLGYVHVSWEEAFGKLALVALAATVVECIPATDVVDDNISVPLASMFVALLLFGSNTQ
- the LOC120682153 gene encoding probable phytol kinase, chloroplastic isoform X2 translates to MAAAAWPGAGAASASSPNSLLLSRSRPHGPSPASYMPRRLILGVGTSAVAALAATAPPAVLQDGAATLFVTAGAYALVRTFDVLTERRLVEKSLSRKIVHVLSGVLFMASWPLFSNSTEARYFAAVAPFLNSLRLLIYGLRLYTDEVLVKSVAREGKPEELLRGPLYYVLVLLFSVLVFWRESPIGIVSLSMMSGGDGFADIVGRRYGSVKLPFNQKKSWIGSISMFISGFLLSAIMLFYFSSLGYVHVSWEEAFGKLALVALAATVVECIPATDVVDDNISVPLASMFVALLLFGSNTQ